Genomic DNA from Jejubacter calystegiae:
GGCTGGGCCTGCTGCTGGTGGGCATGGTGCTGATTAAACTGGCCTGATGACAGGCGGGCTGGCGTGGATTACTTTGCCAGCCCGTCCAGCTGTTCGCGAAAGGCCGTGACTGCAATGGCGCGGTTATCCGCCCGGGCGCGATCGTCAGGCGCCGGGGCGGAACTCTGAATACCAATGAGCTCCCAGCTACCGTTGCGCCTGAGCAGCAGAGGTGAGCCGCTGTCACCGGGCAGGGTATCGCACTGATGTGACAGCACGCCCTGCTGGGCCCATCCGGTAATCAGGCATTCCTGATGCATATAGAGAGTATCAAGGTGATCTTCCGGATATCCGGACTGCATGACCTTGCGACCCGCCTCTTTCAGTGCTGCAGTCAGTTCGCTACGGCTCCCCTTAAATAACCGCAGAGGCATAATGCCCGATGGGGCATAGCGCAGCACGATCAGCCCGTAATCCTTCGACGCGGCGGCGGGGGGAATAATCCAGCCATCGCCGTCCGGCTTCAGCAGGCGCCCCAGCCCCGTGGCCGCTCGCCCTTCAATACCGTGAATTTCATAGCGCCAGACCCCTTTTAGCGACACAAAGCGCAGCGCCACCGCACGATCCGGGCTGGCCTTCGGTGGAGAGAGCAGGCAGTGGCCTGCGGTTAATGCCAGATTTGGAGCAATAAGGGTGGCGGTGCACAGATTACCGCTGGCGGTTTCCAGTTGTCCGATGGCGTCCCAGGGAGAAAGAGTGGGGTCGGTGACCGGCACGCGATCGTCCTGACCGAAAAAGAGCGTCTTAATTTGGGCGGCGCTGAGGTTGTCTGCATCGTCAGCCGTGGCATTCACAGACACCAGACAGAGCGCACCCAGTAACAACACAATGGTTTTATGCATATCACTCTCAGTGGTGATCTCGTGTAAAGCGTGTTCCCGATTTGTAACTATAGCCGGGCCGGGCGGAAAGCGGTAGAAAAATCAGCGGACTACGCTTTTTATAACCAGAGACTGGCAGCGAAGATCCCGCAAAGAATCAGCACAGTCAGGATAATTTCGAACAGATAGCGACGCAGCATGATGGGCAGCTCCGAAAAACGGCACCCGGTAGCCGGGTGCCGTGTGGGGGATCGGTGCGAAGAGTGACGCTATCAGGCGGCCGGTTTTTTAGCGGCGGGCTTGCTGGCCTGATGGTGTTTTTTCTGAGGGGCTTTGTGAGCCTGCTTTTTCGCCGCCTGGCCTTTCTGCTCAGTTGCTTTGGTTTTGTGGTGGTGCGCTTTTTTATGGTGCTGCTGAGTCGCGGCCGGTTTTGCCGCCGGTGCGCCCTGCGCCGGAGTGGTATCGGCGGCGAAAGCGGCAGAAGAGAGCCCCATTGCGGCAGCGATAGCCAGTGCATATACCTTGTTCATTCCATCATCCTCATGTGGTTTGTGGTACAGCCCCGTATGGGGCCGTTGAAACCACTATAGGCCCCGGGGCCGGGGCGTTCCGTGAGTGATTGGTATCGGCGTGTAACGCAATGTACAGCCTTTACAGATAGCGAGTTTCCAGATGATGACGAAAGTGGGCGGGGTTGAGATCTTCACCACTGGCATTGCGAATCAACTGCCCGGTGGTGAAACGGCTGCCGTGCTGCCAGATGTTCTGACGCAGCCAGTCGAACAGCGCGTTGAGGGAACCTTCGGCGATATCGCTCTCCAGCGTCGGCAGCGCTTTACGGGCCGCCTGAAACAGCTGAGCGGCGTACATCGCGCCCAGCGTATAGGTCGGGAAGTAGCCGAAGCCGCCGTCGGTCCAGTGGATATCCTGCATGCAGCCGTCACGGTAGTTATCGCGGGTAGAAAGGCCAAGCCAGGACTGCATCTTCTGATCCCAGAGTTCGGGGATATCGGCGACTTCGATGTTGCCGTCGATCAGCGCCCGTTCTATCTGGTAGCGCAGAATAATATGGGCCGGGTAGCTGACCTCATCGGCGTCGATGCGAATCAGTCCTGGTTTGACTCGTTGGTTCCAGGCGATAAAGTTGGCTTCATTAAAAGCGGGCCGATCGGCAACGTGATTAAGCACCCGCGGGCGCAGCTGTTTCAGGAAGGGGGTACTGCGGGCGAGCTGCATTTCAAAGAACAGGCTCTGGGATTCGTGGATCGCGGTGGAGCGCGCCAGTTGAACCGGCTGACCGGACCATTCCCGCGGCAGCCCCTGCTCGTAGCGGGCGTGGCCGGTTTCGTGAATTACCCCCAGCAGGGCGCTGAACAGATCGTCTTCGCTGTAGCGGGTGGTGATACGAACATCTTCAGGCACGCCGCCGCAGAATGGGTGGGCGCTGACGTCCAGCCGTCCCCCCTCAAAATCAAAGCCCAGCAGGGTCATCACCTCCAACCCCAGCGCTCGCTGCTGCTCTACCGGAAACGGTCCCTGGGGCGCCACCGGGGGATGCTGCGCCTGCTTTTCCAGTGCCTGTTGTAACAGCTGCGGCAGCCAGCTTTGCAGATCGGCGAACAGGGTATCGAGGCGGGCGCTGGTCATTTCCGGCTCGTAGATATCCAGCAGCGCGTCATAGCGCGAGCAGCCTAGGGTATCGGCCCGGATGGCGGCCTCTTCGCGACTCAGGCGCACCACTTCCTGCAAATTGGGGGCGAATCCCTGCCAGTCGTTGGCCGGACGCTGGCTGCGCCAGGCGTGTTCGCAGCGGCTACCGGCCAGGGATTTGGCTTCGACCAGCTCGGCAGGCAGAATCGCAGCCTGCTGATAGTGGCGACGCATCTCCCGCAGGTTGGCGCGTTGCAGGCAGTCCAGAGGCTCCTGTTCCGCTTCTTCCAGCCAGTCGCCGACCTGCTGGTCGGTCAGAATCTGATGTTGCAGAACGCTCAGTTCCGCCAGTGCTTCACTACGCGCCTGACTGCCGCCGGGCGGCATCATAGTGTACATATCCCAACCGGCGATGGCCGACAGGTGACCAAAGCGGGCAAGGCGGGTAAAAGTACGGGTAAGCTGCTGATAGTTTGTTGGTTGCATAGGGCCTCGTCCAGCGGTTTACGATGCTGGCAAGATAGCACTCAGTAAGGTAAAAGACGAGGAAGCGAGCCATACCGGCTGTGGAATCACAGTAAGGAACAAAATATGACCCTGAATATACGCGCTATGGCCCCTGAGGATACGCCATACGGACTGGCGCTAAGCCAGCAGGTGGGCTGGCCGCATCGTCTGGAAGACTGGCAGCAGTCACTGGCGCTCGGTCGGGGGCTGGTGGCGGAAGAGGACGGACGCATTGTGGGTACCACCCTGTACTGGCTGTGGGGCGATCGTAGCGCCACCGTGGGGCTGGTGATTGTCGATCCTGGCTGCCAGGGGCGCGGTATCGGGCGTGAACTGCTGCGCCAGACGCTGGACAAGCTGGAAGGCTACAACGTGCGCCTGCACGCCACAGCGGCGGGGCAACCGCTGTACAGACAGTTCGGGTTTGTGGCGGTGGGCTCCGCCTCGCAGCATCAGGGAATAGTGGATCCCTCGTTTACGGCGCCGACGCCAGGTTCCGGTACTCGCCTGCGCCAGGGGGGCAGGCAGGATAGCGCGGCGTTGACGGCGCTGGACTGTCAGGCCAGCGGTCTGCACCGCCCACAGCTTATCGACCTGCTGCTGACTCAGGGGTGGGTTCTGGTACTGGAAAGCGATGCCGGAGAGCCCCTGGGTTTTGCCGCGCTAAGGCCTTTTGGTCGGGGGCACACCATCGGGCCGGTGGTCTGTTCGAATGAAGAGGATGCCCGGGCGCTGGTCGGCGCTTTTATGGCGCAGCGGCGCGGTAAGTTCGTGCGTCTGGATTGCGATAGCGCGTTGCCGTTTTGCGACTGGCTGACCCGCCAGGAGCTGAGCGAAGTCGATGCCCCGGTCATGATGGTGTGCGGCAAGCCGTGGCAGGTTAAGACCGGGTCGCCGCGCACCTTTGGCCTGATGAGTCAGGCGATGGGCTGATCTGTCATCCTATAAACATCACCGAAACACACAGAAGACCTACCGCCAGGGTAATCAGGTTGGCCAGTGACCGGTAAGGCTTAAGCGCCGGAATAATGAAGGTGGACAGCGTTGGCATAATAAACAGAATGATGGCGATAAGCGGCCCGCTGATGGCGGAGATCATCGAAATCGCGTTGGGATTAATGCAGCACACCACAAAGGTAATGGTGGAGACGGCCATGACCGAAATCGCCCGGTTAAAGGCCCGGCTACGCTTAACGCCCACCCGGTCCAGTGCGGATTTGGTGATTTCCGTTGCGCCTTCTATCACGCCGAAATAGGTGCCCAGAAACGACTTGGACATGGCGACCACCGCCACGATAATCCCGGAGATCCCCAACCAGGCGGGGGCGTCTGGCGTTATGGCCAGCGCGGAAAGAATCGTCAGCCCTTTCTCTTTGGCTTCCACAATATAGGGCGCGGGAATCGCCAGCAGGCAGCTAAAGACAAAGAACAGCACGCTCAGGCAGATAATCAGGTAGGCCACCTTCATTATCTTCTTGCAGTTGTCCATGGCGCCGTCGCCGCAGCGCTGGCGGCGAGCTACCGCAAAGGTCGAGATAATAGGGGTATGGCTGAAGGCGAACACCATCACGGGAATGGAGATCCATACCTGATGCAGGGTCTGTCTGGTGACCTGCAACTGCTCGGTAAAGTGGGCGGTCTGCCAGCTGCCGGTCAGCCATAGCGACAGAAACAGAAAGTAAGCGATTAGCGGAAACACCAGCATGCCCATCACCTTAATGGTGATATGGCGCCCGGTCAGGAAGATCAGATTCAGCACCAGCACCACGGTAAGACTGACCATGACCCGCACCGATGGAGTGATGGTGATATGGCTCGCCAGCTGTTCCGTCAGCGAATTGGTGATGGCCACGGCATAAATCAGCACCACCACAAAAAAGGCGACAAAATAGAGGGTGGTGATCAGATTGCCGATCTTTCGACCATAGTAGCGCTTTACTGCGCCGGTAATGCCCTCTTCGCCGGAGGCGCCGGACGAAAGAATAAACTGGCACAGCGCCCGATGGGGCCAGTAGGTTAACGGCCAGGCGACCAGTAGCGTAATCAGCAGGACCACGGAGCCAGCGGCGCCAAGCTGAATGGGCAGAAACAGCGTACCCGCACCAACAGCAGTGCCATATAAGGCAAAACTCCACAAAGTTTCTTCTTTTGACCAGATTTTAGACATTGATATAGCGTTATTAACTATTAATTGGCGTACGAAGTGGTGCAATCTACCATAAATGATGTCGCGGCGGGCAGCGGAGTTTGTTTCAGGCCGTAGCGCAGAAAGGTCAGGCGGCGTCTGCGCCAGGAAGCGAATCCAGAATAAAATTGCGCAGTGCGGCCTCTGCGGCAGTGGCCGGCGCATTACGCCAGGCAAGCCAGGTTTCCGCCCGTCGCAGGGTGGGCCAGATGGTTTTGCACACCACGTTGCTAAAGCCGAGATAGCGTACCGAAGCCGGTACCAGTGCAATGCCCATCCCGGCGTTGACCAGCGCCATAATGCTGTGAGTCTGGCCGATGTACTGAACAAAACGTGGAGGGGGCAGGGTTTCCGCCAGTAGTTCCAGCGTCATCTCATAGAAGTAGCGTCCTTCGTCGGGGGCATAGGCGATCATCGGTTGATGGCGCAGATCCTCCGGACCAATCTGCGCGCGTTCCGCTAACGGGTGACCGACCGGTAGCGCCAGCACCATCGGCTCGCGGTGATAGCGGCGATGAATCAGTCCCTCCTGTTCGGCAATGGCCGGACGCATCATCGCAAGGGCGATAGTACCGGCATTCAGGGCGGCAATCTGATCCGAGGTCACCATCTCTTTCAGGGTGATGTCTATATCCGGCAGCGCGCGCTGTACCCGGCCGAGCAGCTCCGGAATCAGCCAGTAACCTGAAACGGCGGTGAATCCCAGCGCCACCCGTCCGGCGCTGCCTTTATGAATACGCCGGGCGGTATCGACCGAAAGTTCCGCCATGGTCAGCATCTGACGCGCCGCCAGTAAAAAGGCCGCTCCGGCCTCGGTTAAACGTACCATCCGGCTATTGCGTTCAAACAGACGTACCCCGAGCGACTCTTCCAGTAGCCGAATCTGGCGGCTTAATGGCGGCTGCGTCATGTACAGACGGGCGGCGGCGCGACCGAAATGCAGCTCTTCGGCAAGGGTAATAAAGCAGCGTAGCTGATTAAAGTCATTAAACATCCGGTCCCCTCTGGCCTGTGACCCCGTTAACACTTCTCCGGATTGGCTGACGCGTCACTGGCGCGACGATATCCCGCCAGGCCAGTACCCGTGCCAATGATGACTCAATGTGAATCGATAAATACAAATTATAAATTAGACCTGAATAGTTGCCTGCCCATAATCAAAAACGACGACGAAACAAGACCTTGAAACCCAGAAGCGGCGAGCCTTTCCGTCGTTATGAATCTGAACGGAGGATAACCGTGATAACCGATATTCTGCTGATCCAGCCAGTTCCGGATCTTATCGATAGTGCGCTGAAAGACCGTTATCGGGTGCATCGCTGGTATGACATGGCCGATCGGGAGGCTTTTCTCGCTACCGGTGCCGCCGGGATTCAGGCGGTGGTCACCGGCGGTTCATTTGGTTTGCCCAATAGCATCATGGATCGCCTGCCGGCGCTGAAGATTGTGGCCATTAGCGGCATCGGTACCGATGCCGTGGATCTGGCGCGGGCCAGAGATCGCGGCATTCACGTGACCACCACGCCGGGCGTACTGACCGACGATGTAGCCGACATGGCGATGGGATTAATGATGATGACTCTGCGCGATCTGGTGACGGGCGATCGCCTGGTGCGCGCCGGTCAGTGGGGCTCAGTCACTCAGCCGCTGGCAGTACGGGTCACCGGCAAGCGACTGGGCATTGTGGGGCTGGGGCAGGTGGGGCACGCCATTGCACAACGGGCGCAGGCGTTCGCCATGCCGGTGCGGTACCACTCCCGACGGCCCCGCCCGGAAAGCGGTTATCGCTATGTCGACAACCTGATCGCCCTGGCCCAGGAGAGCGACATTCTGGTGGTGGCGGCTTCGGCGGATAGCCAGCAGGCGATTATTACCGCCGATGTTCTGCGCTCGCTCGGGCCGCAGGGTTATCTGATTAACGTGGCGCGCGGCAAGCTGGTCGATGAAGAGGCGTTGATCGCCGCGCTGGATCAGGGGCAGATCGCCGGTGCCGGGTTGGATGTGTTCGCCAGCGAGCCGCACGTTCCTGCCGCGCTGCTGGCGCACCCCGGCGTAGTGGTACAGCCGCACCGCGCCAGCGCCACCCGGGAAACGCGCCTTGCCATGGGGGAGATAGTACTGCAAAACCTGGCCGCCTGCGCCGCCGGGCAACGCCCGCCAACCTCGGTAACCGGTTGAGTGATAACGCCCCTGTGCGGGCTATGGGAGTGTCCATGAATATCAAAGAGTCTTCAATCGCGGCCCCGCGTGACGAGGCGTTAAACGTCGCGCGGCGCGGCTATCTGCGCTATATCATTCTGGCGTTGATCTTTGTGGTGACGGTCATCAACTATGCCGATCGGGCAATTCTTTCTATAGCCGGCACCAGCGTGGCTCAGGATGTCCATCTGGATCCGATGCAGTTAGGCATGGTTTTTTCCGCTTTTGGCTGGGCCTATGCGCTTGGGCAGGTGCCTGGTGGCTGGCTGCTGGACCGCTTTGGCGCCCGGCGGGTATACGGGTGCAGTATTGTGCTCTGGTCGCTGTTTACCGCCTTGCAGGGGTTGGTAGAAAGTCTGGGGTTGATGGCGATCTCCGCCATGCTGTTCCTGTTTGTGATGCGTTTTGCCCTGGGGCTGGTGGAAGCCCCGGCCTTTCCCGCCAATTCACGTATCGTTACCTGCTGGTTTCCCACCCGGGAGCGGGGAACGGCCTCGTCGCTGTTCAATTCGGCGCAGTATCTGGCGGTCGCGATCTTTACCCCGCTGATGGCCTGGCTGACCGCAAGCCTGGGCTGGCAGCACGTCTTCTTCGTGATGGGCGGCGTGGGGCTGGCGCTGGGCGTAGTCTGGTTCTGGTTTTATCACGAGCCGCATCAACACCGGCGCCTGAGTGGGGCCGAGATGGCGCATATGCGCGCCAACGGGGCGCTGGTGGATATGGAACTCAACCGTAAATCCCACCGGGAACCGGTCACCTGGCATAAGCTGCTGCAACTGTTCCGCCATCGTAATCTGTGGGCGGTCTATATCGGTCAGTACTGCATTACGGCGCTGACTTATTTCTTTATCACCTGGTTTCCTATTTACCTGATTAAAGAACGCGGCATGTCGATTCTGGAGGCCGGTTTCAGCGCTGCCATTCCCGCAGTGTGTGGCTTTACCGGCGGTATTCTGGGTGGCGTACTGTCTGACTATTTAATTCGTAAAGGGGCTCATCCTTCCCTGGCCCGTAAAATTCCGTTCACGCTGGGAATGTTTCTGGCCATGGGGTTGGTACTGACCAATTTTGTGGATGCCAACGCCGCGGTGATTGGGCTGATGGCGGTCGCCTTCTTTGGCAAAGGCCTGAGCGCGGTGGGCTGGGCGACCATGTCGGATATCGCGCCAGCGGGAATGATTGGCCTGAGCGGCGGGGTGTTTAACGGCCTGGGCAATATCGCCGGAATCGTCACCCCGGTGGTGATTGGGTATGTGGTCTCCACCACCGGTTCGTTCAGCGATGCCATCTGGTTTGTGGCGCTGCACTGCCTGGTGGGGCTGCTGGCTTACGCGGTGATTGCCCGGCGTTTTGAACGGGTGGTGATCAAAGAGTAGCTGTCGTTGACGTCTTCCGGGGATACCTCCCGTATCCCCGTTCAACTTCTCAGTAATTCCTCCATAGATCTTCGAATATTAACTTTTCATTCATTTTTATGTCATTTTTTTAAAAAGCATAAAATCATGACAATGATTAAGTAAATTTCTGTAATGTGAATGGGTTAGATATTGTTTGTTGTGCAAATGCACGGTTTTTGGGTGTTTTTTTGTGAGGAATGCTAACTATGGTGTTAGAACGACCAACTTCCAGGCGAAAATTCCTGATGGGGGCGTTGATGGCAATACCTGTCAGCGCGCTGATCGCGAAAGGATTGACCGCAGCTCAGGCTGCGGAAATGGCTGCTCCCGATCTGGCTGATTATCAACCTGTCTTTTTCTCCGCTGATGAATGGCAGTTTATTCTGGCGGCTACCGACCGTCTGATTCCCGCAGGCGGTAATGGTAAAGCGCCCGGGGCGCTGGAAACCAATGTGCCAGTCTTTATCGATCAGCAACTGGATGGCGATTTTGGGCAGGAAATTTACATGCAGGGGCCGTTTAATCCCCGGGCCCCGGCAACCATGGGATATCAGATCCCGTTTTATCCGCAAAAGATCTATCAGCGCGGTATCCAACTGGTCAATCAGTGGTGTCAGCAGCAGATGAACCAGTCGTTTAACAAACTGACCCCGGCGCAACAGGACGATGTTCTGAGTCGCCTGCAGAAAAATAAGGTGGATTTTGCCGCTCTGGGTGAGGAGAACATGCAGCCTTCTCATCTTTTCAGCCAGTTACTGGCTGATACCAAACATGGTTATCTTTCCGATCCCATGTATGGCGGCAACAAGGGAATGAAGGCCTGGATTGCTATCGGCTTTCCGGGGGCTCGAGCCAGCTATCTGGAGTGGGTGAAGCAGCACAACATTCCTTACCCACTGGGGCCGGTCAGTATTCAGGGCGCACGCGCCTGACGCGGGTACATTCCTGTTTATTTCATGAGACAGCATTACATGGCACAGATTACTAAAAAAGAAGTCGACGTTGTCGTCTGCGGCCTCGGCTGGGCCGGGTCGTTGATGAGTATTGAACTGGCGATGGCGGGGCTGACCGTCAGAGCACTGGAAAAAGGCCCCGATCGTAGCTACGACGATTTCGCCTATCCTAAACCAGCAGATGAGTACGCCTACGCGGTTCGCAATAAGGTAATGACGACTCCCGCGGCCTCCGCCGTTACCGTGCGTTACACCATGAATGATACGGCGCTACCAACCCGTAAATGGGGCGCCTTTGTGCCCGGCGGCGGCGTGGGCGGTTCGGGATTACACTGGACGGGGGTATTGATTCGCCCGACGCCGACCGACATCAAGCTGAAAAGCTATGTGGATGAAGCTTATCGTCCGGGGATCCTCCAGGAGGATATGCGGGTGCGCGATTTTCCCTTTAGCTGGGAGGAAATTGAACCCTGGTTTGATAAGTTTGAGCGCATCTGCGGCCAGTCGGGGAAAACCGGTAATCTGCGCGGGCAGATTCAGGAAGGCGGAGATCCCTTCGAAGGCCCGCGCTCGAACCCGTATCCATTGCCACCACTGGAAGATACCCTTAATAACGTGATGTTTGCCGAGGCGGCGAAAAAGCTTGGGTATCATCCGTTTCCTAATCCGTCCGCAGCGGCATCCCGGGCCTGGACCAATCCTTATGGCAATCAGATTGCCCCCTGTAACTACTGCGGCTACTGCAGTAAGTATCCTTGCCTGAACTACTCCAAGGCGTCTCCTCAGACGGCGGTGATGGACGCGCTGAAGCGCATGGATAACTTTTCTTATGAAGTTAACGCCAACGTGCTGAAAGTTGTACTGCACGATGATAAGAAGACGGCGAAAGGGGTTATCTACATTGATGAGCAGGGCAATGAATGCTTCCAGCCCGCAAAGATTGTGGTGTTGAGCAGCTTCCAGCTCTATAACGTCCACCTGATGCTGCTGTCGGGGATTGGCAAGCCTTACGATCCGGTGACGGAAGAAGGCGTGGTTGGCCGCAACTATGCGTTTCTTTCCAACGGTGGGGCGACGCTGTTCTTTAAAGATAAGCACTTTAATCCCTTCGTTGCCGCCGGCCCGACGGGCCAGATGTTTAACGATATCTCACCCGGAAACTTCGATGGGCCAGGGTTGGGGTTTCTGGGGGGCGCCAAGATTCACAGCTCCCAGGCGACCGGTACGCCAATGAGCGCTGCGCTGCCGAAAGGGACGCCGTCCTGGGGCGCAGGCTGGAAAGAGGGGCTTGAAGAGTGGTATGGCCATTCCATGAAGGTGAGTATCACGACTACCTGTATGTCATATCGGGATGTGTATCTGGATCTTGATCCGACCTACACCAATGAGCATGGCCAGCCGCTGCTGCGTATTACCTTTAACTGGAAACAGAATGAACTGAAGCTACAGCAATACCTGAAAGGCATTGTGGGCAATATTGTGCAGGAGCTGAATCCCGATAGCGCCAGCATGAGTTTTCTGCCGATGGACGCTGACTTCGACCTGACCAAATATGTCTCTACCCATAACGTGGGCGGCGCCATTATGGGCGATGACCCCAAAACGTCGGCGCTCAACAAATACCTCCAGTGCTGGGATGTCCACAACGTGTTTGTACCGGGTGGTAACGCCTTTCCGCAAAATTTCCAGGCAAATCCAACGGACACTATCGGCGCCATTACTCTCATGGCGGCTCAGGCTATC
This window encodes:
- a CDS encoding trypsin-like serine peptidase — translated: MHKTIVLLLGALCLVSVNATADDADNLSAAQIKTLFFGQDDRVPVTDPTLSPWDAIGQLETASGNLCTATLIAPNLALTAGHCLLSPPKASPDRAVALRFVSLKGVWRYEIHGIEGRAATGLGRLLKPDGDGWIIPPAAASKDYGLIVLRYAPSGIMPLRLFKGSRSELTAALKEAGRKVMQSGYPEDHLDTLYMHQECLITGWAQQGVLSHQCDTLPGDSGSPLLLRRNGSWELIGIQSSAPAPDDRARADNRAIAVTAFREQLDGLAK
- the asr gene encoding acid resistance repetitive basic protein Asr, coding for MNKVYALAIAAAMGLSSAAFAADTTPAQGAPAAKPAATQQHHKKAHHHKTKATEQKGQAAKKQAHKAPQKKHHQASKPAAKKPAA
- a CDS encoding carboxypeptidase M32, encoding MQPTNYQQLTRTFTRLARFGHLSAIAGWDMYTMMPPGGSQARSEALAELSVLQHQILTDQQVGDWLEEAEQEPLDCLQRANLREMRRHYQQAAILPAELVEAKSLAGSRCEHAWRSQRPANDWQGFAPNLQEVVRLSREEAAIRADTLGCSRYDALLDIYEPEMTSARLDTLFADLQSWLPQLLQQALEKQAQHPPVAPQGPFPVEQQRALGLEVMTLLGFDFEGGRLDVSAHPFCGGVPEDVRITTRYSEDDLFSALLGVIHETGHARYEQGLPREWSGQPVQLARSTAIHESQSLFFEMQLARSTPFLKQLRPRVLNHVADRPAFNEANFIAWNQRVKPGLIRIDADEVSYPAHIILRYQIERALIDGNIEVADIPELWDQKMQSWLGLSTRDNYRDGCMQDIHWTDGGFGYFPTYTLGAMYAAQLFQAARKALPTLESDIAEGSLNALFDWLRQNIWQHGSRFTTGQLIRNASGEDLNPAHFRHHLETRYL
- a CDS encoding GNAT family N-acetyltransferase → MTLNIRAMAPEDTPYGLALSQQVGWPHRLEDWQQSLALGRGLVAEEDGRIVGTTLYWLWGDRSATVGLVIVDPGCQGRGIGRELLRQTLDKLEGYNVRLHATAAGQPLYRQFGFVAVGSASQHQGIVDPSFTAPTPGSGTRLRQGGRQDSAALTALDCQASGLHRPQLIDLLLTQGWVLVLESDAGEPLGFAALRPFGRGHTIGPVVCSNEEDARALVGAFMAQRRGKFVRLDCDSALPFCDWLTRQELSEVDAPVMMVCGKPWQVKTGSPRTFGLMSQAMG
- a CDS encoding amino acid permease — encoded protein: MSKIWSKEETLWSFALYGTAVGAGTLFLPIQLGAAGSVVLLITLLVAWPLTYWPHRALCQFILSSGASGEEGITGAVKRYYGRKIGNLITTLYFVAFFVVVLIYAVAITNSLTEQLASHITITPSVRVMVSLTVVLVLNLIFLTGRHITIKVMGMLVFPLIAYFLFLSLWLTGSWQTAHFTEQLQVTRQTLHQVWISIPVMVFAFSHTPIISTFAVARRQRCGDGAMDNCKKIMKVAYLIICLSVLFFVFSCLLAIPAPYIVEAKEKGLTILSALAITPDAPAWLGISGIIVAVVAMSKSFLGTYFGVIEGATEITKSALDRVGVKRSRAFNRAISVMAVSTITFVVCCINPNAISMISAISGPLIAIILFIMPTLSTFIIPALKPYRSLANLITLAVGLLCVSVMFIG
- a CDS encoding LysR family transcriptional regulator; translated protein: MFNDFNQLRCFITLAEELHFGRAAARLYMTQPPLSRQIRLLEESLGVRLFERNSRMVRLTEAGAAFLLAARQMLTMAELSVDTARRIHKGSAGRVALGFTAVSGYWLIPELLGRVQRALPDIDITLKEMVTSDQIAALNAGTIALAMMRPAIAEQEGLIHRRYHREPMVLALPVGHPLAERAQIGPEDLRHQPMIAYAPDEGRYFYEMTLELLAETLPPPRFVQYIGQTHSIMALVNAGMGIALVPASVRYLGFSNVVCKTIWPTLRRAETWLAWRNAPATAAEAALRNFILDSLPGADAA
- a CDS encoding 2-hydroxyacid dehydrogenase; protein product: MITDILLIQPVPDLIDSALKDRYRVHRWYDMADREAFLATGAAGIQAVVTGGSFGLPNSIMDRLPALKIVAISGIGTDAVDLARARDRGIHVTTTPGVLTDDVADMAMGLMMMTLRDLVTGDRLVRAGQWGSVTQPLAVRVTGKRLGIVGLGQVGHAIAQRAQAFAMPVRYHSRRPRPESGYRYVDNLIALAQESDILVVAASADSQQAIITADVLRSLGPQGYLINVARGKLVDEEALIAALDQGQIAGAGLDVFASEPHVPAALLAHPGVVVQPHRASATRETRLAMGEIVLQNLAACAAGQRPPTSVTG
- a CDS encoding MFS transporter; this encodes MNIKESSIAAPRDEALNVARRGYLRYIILALIFVVTVINYADRAILSIAGTSVAQDVHLDPMQLGMVFSAFGWAYALGQVPGGWLLDRFGARRVYGCSIVLWSLFTALQGLVESLGLMAISAMLFLFVMRFALGLVEAPAFPANSRIVTCWFPTRERGTASSLFNSAQYLAVAIFTPLMAWLTASLGWQHVFFVMGGVGLALGVVWFWFYHEPHQHRRLSGAEMAHMRANGALVDMELNRKSHREPVTWHKLLQLFRHRNLWAVYIGQYCITALTYFFITWFPIYLIKERGMSILEAGFSAAIPAVCGFTGGILGGVLSDYLIRKGAHPSLARKIPFTLGMFLAMGLVLTNFVDANAAVIGLMAVAFFGKGLSAVGWATMSDIAPAGMIGLSGGVFNGLGNIAGIVTPVVIGYVVSTTGSFSDAIWFVALHCLVGLLAYAVIARRFERVVIKE
- a CDS encoding gluconate 2-dehydrogenase subunit 3 family protein codes for the protein MVLERPTSRRKFLMGALMAIPVSALIAKGLTAAQAAEMAAPDLADYQPVFFSADEWQFILAATDRLIPAGGNGKAPGALETNVPVFIDQQLDGDFGQEIYMQGPFNPRAPATMGYQIPFYPQKIYQRGIQLVNQWCQQQMNQSFNKLTPAQQDDVLSRLQKNKVDFAALGEENMQPSHLFSQLLADTKHGYLSDPMYGGNKGMKAWIAIGFPGARASYLEWVKQHNIPYPLGPVSIQGARA
- a CDS encoding GMC family oxidoreductase, yielding MAQITKKEVDVVVCGLGWAGSLMSIELAMAGLTVRALEKGPDRSYDDFAYPKPADEYAYAVRNKVMTTPAASAVTVRYTMNDTALPTRKWGAFVPGGGVGGSGLHWTGVLIRPTPTDIKLKSYVDEAYRPGILQEDMRVRDFPFSWEEIEPWFDKFERICGQSGKTGNLRGQIQEGGDPFEGPRSNPYPLPPLEDTLNNVMFAEAAKKLGYHPFPNPSAAASRAWTNPYGNQIAPCNYCGYCSKYPCLNYSKASPQTAVMDALKRMDNFSYEVNANVLKVVLHDDKKTAKGVIYIDEQGNECFQPAKIVVLSSFQLYNVHLMLLSGIGKPYDPVTEEGVVGRNYAFLSNGGATLFFKDKHFNPFVAAGPTGQMFNDISPGNFDGPGLGFLGGAKIHSSQATGTPMSAALPKGTPSWGAGWKEGLEEWYGHSMKVSITTTCMSYRDVYLDLDPTYTNEHGQPLLRITFNWKQNELKLQQYLKGIVGNIVQELNPDSASMSFLPMDADFDLTKYVSTHNVGGAIMGDDPKTSALNKYLQCWDVHNVFVPGGNAFPQNFQANPTDTIGAITLMAAQAIKDRYLNNPGPLVQV